In the Paenibacillus pabuli genome, one interval contains:
- the yicI gene encoding alpha-xylosidase has product MKFTDGFWMTREGYQIQNPTDIRDIVQKGDSLTVYAATKYIRTKGDTLNGTLLKATYSSPMPNVIRVTLNHHKGRVNKGPEFELNHQDVNVDISQDEQGAVLKSGNLEVQIDKTKGWDVSFLYGGKRITGSGQRAAGYITGPTKEAYFREQLDLGVGEYVYGLGERFTPFVKNGQVVDTWNEDGGTSSEQSYKNIPFYLSSKGYGVFVNHPERVSYEIASENVSKVQFSVEGETLEYFIIGGDNPKDVLDNYTKLTGKPALPPAWTFGLWLTTSFTTDYDEATVNHFVDGMAERDLPLSVFHFDCFWMKEYQWSDFVWDKEMFPDPEGMIRRLKDKGLKICAWINPYIAEKSYLFDEGMENGYLVKTADGSVWQWDMWQAGMALVDFTNPDAVNWYKSKLEVLLYQGVDSFKTDFGERIPTDVVYFDGSDPVKMHNYYTHLYNKAVFELLEEKIGKNEAALFARSATAGGQQFPVHWGGDCSSTYESMAESLRGGLSLGLSGFGFWSHDISGFENTATPDVYKRWVQFGLLSSHSRLHGSTSYRVPWLFDEESVDVVRDFTKLKNSLMPYLYNSAQESTVKGIPMMRAMVLEFPEDPATYSLDTQYMFGDSILVAPIFNKEGDVTYYLPEGTWTNFLTGDKVQGGRFVRENHNFRTLPMMIKPNSLVAVGATNSKPDYDFANDVSLHLFELADGNTAQAVVVNQQAEQELVVNVTRNGSVLEVRAEGAGKPWNVVLRGIGSVSSVEGGSQASGEQGVVVTAAAGVSSLSIQL; this is encoded by the coding sequence ATGAAATTTACTGATGGATTCTGGATGACTCGTGAAGGATACCAAATTCAAAACCCGACTGACATTCGTGATATTGTGCAAAAAGGGGATTCTTTGACCGTATATGCGGCAACTAAATATATTCGCACCAAAGGTGACACGTTGAACGGTACATTGCTTAAAGCAACGTACAGCTCACCTATGCCTAACGTTATTCGTGTAACCTTGAATCACCATAAGGGAAGAGTGAATAAAGGGCCTGAATTTGAACTCAACCATCAAGATGTGAATGTTGACATCTCGCAAGATGAACAAGGTGCTGTTTTGAAAAGCGGCAATCTTGAAGTTCAAATTGACAAAACAAAAGGTTGGGACGTCAGCTTCCTTTATGGAGGAAAACGGATTACAGGAAGTGGCCAGAGAGCGGCTGGTTATATTACAGGCCCAACGAAAGAAGCGTATTTCCGCGAGCAGCTTGATCTTGGCGTAGGTGAATACGTTTACGGTCTTGGCGAGCGCTTCACACCGTTTGTTAAGAACGGTCAAGTGGTTGACACTTGGAATGAAGACGGCGGTACAAGCAGCGAGCAGTCCTACAAGAACATTCCTTTCTATTTGTCCAGCAAAGGATATGGCGTATTTGTAAACCATCCTGAACGCGTATCGTATGAGATTGCATCTGAGAATGTATCTAAAGTGCAGTTCAGCGTAGAAGGCGAAACTTTGGAATACTTTATTATCGGCGGTGACAATCCAAAGGATGTACTTGATAATTACACTAAATTAACAGGTAAACCAGCGCTTCCACCGGCATGGACGTTTGGTCTGTGGCTGACAACATCATTCACAACAGATTATGATGAAGCAACGGTTAACCATTTCGTGGACGGCATGGCTGAACGTGATCTTCCACTTTCCGTATTCCATTTTGACTGCTTCTGGATGAAGGAATACCAATGGTCTGATTTCGTATGGGATAAAGAGATGTTCCCGGATCCGGAAGGCATGATTCGCCGTCTGAAAGACAAAGGTCTTAAAATATGTGCTTGGATTAACCCTTATATTGCAGAAAAATCCTACTTGTTTGATGAAGGTATGGAGAACGGTTATCTGGTAAAAACAGCTGATGGCAGCGTATGGCAATGGGATATGTGGCAAGCAGGGATGGCTCTGGTTGATTTCACGAATCCGGATGCTGTTAATTGGTATAAGAGCAAGCTGGAAGTGCTGCTTTATCAAGGTGTAGATTCATTCAAGACAGACTTCGGTGAAAGAATTCCAACCGATGTTGTATACTTTGACGGCTCTGATCCGGTTAAAATGCACAACTACTATACACATCTCTATAACAAAGCTGTATTTGAATTGCTTGAAGAGAAGATTGGCAAGAACGAAGCAGCCCTGTTTGCCCGCTCGGCAACAGCAGGTGGTCAACAGTTCCCGGTTCACTGGGGCGGAGACTGCTCTTCTACGTATGAATCCATGGCTGAATCGCTTCGCGGCGGCTTGTCCCTCGGACTTTCCGGCTTCGGCTTCTGGAGTCATGATATCAGCGGATTTGAAAATACAGCGACCCCTGACGTTTACAAACGCTGGGTACAATTCGGATTGTTGTCTTCTCACAGCCGTTTACACGGAAGTACTTCGTATCGTGTGCCTTGGCTCTTTGACGAGGAATCCGTGGACGTTGTACGTGACTTCACCAAACTTAAAAACAGCCTGATGCCATACCTTTACAATTCTGCTCAGGAATCGACTGTGAAAGGCATTCCGATGATGCGTGCCATGGTGCTGGAATTCCCAGAAGATCCTGCAACATACAGCCTCGATACTCAATACATGTTTGGTGATTCGATCCTTGTTGCGCCAATCTTTAATAAGGAAGGCGATGTAACTTACTACTTGCCAGAAGGAACGTGGACAAACTTCCTTACAGGTGATAAAGTGCAAGGCGGTCGTTTTGTACGTGAGAATCACAACTTCCGCACATTGCCAATGATGATCAAACCAAACAGTTTGGTTGCAGTGGGTGCGACCAATAGCAAACCGGATTATGATTTTGCAAATGACGTTTCCCTGCACTTGTTCGAGCTTGCTGATGGCAACACTGCACAAGCGGTTGTTGTGAATCAACAGGCTGAGCAGGAACTGGTTGTTAACGTAACCCGTAATGGATCTGTTCTGGAGGTGCGTGCTGAAGGTGCAGGCAAACCATGGAATGTGGTTCTGCGCGGCATCGGAAGTGTATCCAGTGTCGAGGGTGGATCTCAGGCTTCTGGTGAACAGGGCGTTGTTGTAACTGCAGCAGCAGGCGTAAGCTCGCTCTCCATTCAATTGTAA
- a CDS encoding FUSC family protein, protein MSFGARVLKTGIAVTLALYLSMFLNPQSPVPAAIAAIFAMQPSIYRSWKYFLDQLQTTTLGAIVALLGGMVLSNEPIAVGLIIVLVIMICLKLNMGETVGLTLVTVVSIMEASGDWHFALNRFLLTLVGIVSAFLINITVFPPKPKVQFVKQIQNVFNSMSLLLRTSISDEIKEVVFRDEKGSLGGSIKSLTDKYNLFEEEQKKMKRSKFSETRQMVVYKQMLLSLQKGYDVLDSVERHYFQAQRTPEMDEFFDTHLELVIKFHEHALLKFEDKLKPNGEEAAQFILDNDRFMEQAISQFDVDQEGMLRLSIVAAAIYDYGYQLERLNRLAEHVHSSSEDNESQDKILNWLKWP, encoded by the coding sequence GTGTCGTTTGGAGCACGCGTGCTTAAGACAGGAATTGCGGTAACGCTTGCTCTGTACCTAAGCATGTTCTTGAATCCGCAGTCACCGGTACCGGCTGCCATAGCTGCTATCTTCGCGATGCAGCCATCGATTTATCGTTCCTGGAAGTATTTCCTGGATCAATTGCAGACAACCACGCTGGGAGCCATTGTTGCCCTCCTGGGCGGTATGGTATTGTCCAATGAGCCAATCGCTGTGGGATTGATCATTGTGCTTGTTATCATGATTTGTCTTAAATTGAATATGGGTGAGACCGTAGGGCTAACTCTGGTTACAGTTGTTTCCATTATGGAAGCTTCAGGTGACTGGCACTTTGCATTGAACCGGTTCCTGCTGACGCTTGTGGGTATTGTATCCGCGTTTCTCATTAACATCACGGTGTTTCCGCCTAAACCCAAGGTGCAGTTCGTGAAGCAGATCCAGAATGTGTTCAACAGCATGTCATTGCTGTTACGCACGTCCATCTCCGATGAGATCAAGGAAGTCGTATTCAGGGATGAGAAGGGCAGTCTGGGCGGTTCCATTAAATCGCTGACGGATAAATACAATTTGTTCGAGGAAGAACAGAAGAAGATGAAACGTTCCAAATTCAGCGAGACCCGGCAGATGGTTGTGTATAAACAAATGCTGCTGAGCTTGCAAAAAGGGTATGATGTGCTCGATTCCGTGGAACGGCATTATTTCCAGGCACAGCGGACGCCGGAAATGGATGAGTTTTTTGATACACACCTGGAGCTGGTCATTAAATTTCACGAGCACGCACTGCTCAAATTCGAGGATAAGTTGAAGCCAAACGGTGAAGAGGCGGCGCAGTTTATATTGGATAACGATCGATTCATGGAACAAGCCATATCCCAGTTTGATGTTGATCAGGAAGGTATGCTGAGACTATCCATCGTTGCTGCAGCAATATATGACTACGGGTATCAGCTGGAACGACTCAACAGGCTGGCTGAACATGTGCATAGTTCAAGTGAAGACAACGAGTCACAGGATAAAATTCTGAACTGGCTCAAATGGCCTTAG
- a CDS encoding helix-turn-helix domain-containing protein: MEREQLREDRIHGNAMYPVSVYPDIEQLNGDSILDCHWHDEMEFTMVTQGSAVFQIDMNTVEVKAGEAIFVNRGEIHAGYLKSDLPCVFSSIVFSPELLGSRTFDAVQEKFIGPLVHKTLIPPFHMKPEDDWGREILLHLQQIFADHANGSETCEMTTKAYLYLIFARMFDHMRPAPVKGTVPTGSHDKVERLKSVLGYIHKRYPEPLKLKELADEANMSEGHFCRFFKQMVQKSPVDYINYYRVQQACYQLENTDHKIVDIAMDVGFEHLSYFITTFKKHKNTTPSQYRKMFYEKVAMEPALI, from the coding sequence ATGGAACGTGAACAATTACGGGAGGACCGGATTCACGGTAATGCAATGTATCCCGTCAGTGTTTATCCGGATATTGAACAGTTAAATGGAGATAGCATTCTGGATTGCCACTGGCACGATGAGATGGAATTTACGATGGTTACCCAAGGCAGCGCAGTGTTCCAGATTGACATGAATACAGTGGAGGTGAAAGCGGGCGAAGCGATTTTTGTCAACCGTGGCGAAATTCATGCAGGCTATTTGAAAAGCGACCTCCCCTGCGTTTTCTCCTCCATCGTGTTCAGTCCGGAGCTGCTGGGCAGCCGTACCTTCGATGCCGTACAGGAGAAGTTCATTGGACCCCTCGTTCATAAGACGCTGATCCCTCCATTTCATATGAAGCCGGAGGATGACTGGGGGCGCGAGATCCTCCTGCATCTCCAACAGATCTTCGCTGATCATGCGAACGGTTCGGAGACCTGTGAGATGACAACCAAAGCCTATCTGTATCTCATTTTCGCCCGTATGTTTGACCACATGCGCCCTGCGCCTGTCAAAGGTACCGTCCCAACGGGCAGTCATGACAAAGTGGAGCGGCTCAAATCCGTGCTTGGCTACATTCATAAACGCTACCCTGAGCCGCTGAAGCTGAAGGAACTGGCAGATGAGGCCAATATGAGCGAAGGACACTTTTGTCGTTTTTTCAAGCAGATGGTGCAGAAAAGTCCTGTCGACTACATTAACTACTACCGTGTGCAGCAAGCCTGTTATCAGCTCGAGAACACGGATCACAAAATCGTGGATATTGCCATGGATGTCGGTTTCGAACATCTCAGCTATTTCATCACAACATTCAAAAAACACAAAAATACCACCCCCTCGCAGTATCGGAAAATGTTTTATGAGAAAGTGGCCATGGAGCCTGCACTTATATGA
- a CDS encoding adenine deaminase: MNKPSFERPLMADCVPDLVATARGDLKATLVIRGGTLVNVISGEILPDMSVAVQGARIAYVGKDVSHTIGEHTRIIEAEGRYIAPGLLDGHCHIESTQMKVTEFARAVLPSGTTGGFFDPHEISNVLGLKGLRLMLDEARTTPMAAYMQVASCVPSTHPGLETTGAYIGPEEVAEALSWGPDMIGLGEVMNFPGVVYGDESMIGEIQATLRAGKVADGHFTWAADDWRLPVYAASGVTGDHECVTKEDVLERLRLGMYAKMRQGSAWHDVAETIKACTELGLDTRRMMLVTDDRSSESLLKEGHMDFVVRLAISQGVKPVTAFQMATINTAERFGVARDIGAVIPGNIADIILLDGRLADVRVGMTIAAGHIVAEKGKMSAVWDSFTYPEEALNTVKLEANIQPKDMELAAPITEGTLGAKIIHVTENHVDTKEKHVPVQVQNGQVVVSTTGDICKIAVLERHKRTGNKAVALVGGIGFTRPAAIAMTVAHDSHNLLIIGNDDALMAEAGNRVICMQGGVAVITDEGLTEFPLRIAGLMSTEPFEEVAAQSAAISEALQSAGCTLNNAFMTLSLLALVVIPELRLSDKGLVRISADGIELVTLFDEITDSSPITPAGT, translated from the coding sequence ATGAACAAACCATCTTTTGAACGGCCATTAATGGCAGACTGTGTACCTGATCTGGTAGCAACAGCGCGGGGAGATCTGAAGGCGACATTAGTCATTCGGGGAGGGACGCTGGTCAATGTCATCTCAGGTGAAATTTTGCCGGATATGTCGGTTGCGGTGCAGGGAGCGCGAATTGCCTATGTTGGCAAGGATGTGAGCCATACGATCGGAGAACATACACGCATCATCGAAGCAGAAGGAAGATACATTGCTCCAGGATTGCTGGATGGACATTGCCACATCGAGAGCACCCAGATGAAGGTGACTGAGTTTGCGAGAGCCGTGCTGCCTTCGGGTACAACCGGTGGTTTTTTTGACCCGCATGAGATTTCCAACGTTCTTGGACTCAAGGGTCTGCGGCTTATGCTGGACGAAGCGAGAACTACACCAATGGCTGCCTATATGCAGGTGGCTTCCTGTGTGCCTTCAACACATCCTGGCTTGGAGACGACAGGGGCTTACATTGGACCTGAGGAAGTGGCTGAGGCTCTCTCCTGGGGACCTGACATGATTGGGCTTGGTGAAGTCATGAATTTCCCGGGTGTCGTGTACGGGGATGAATCGATGATCGGAGAAATCCAAGCTACGCTGCGGGCCGGCAAGGTGGCGGACGGTCACTTTACCTGGGCAGCGGACGATTGGCGTTTACCTGTCTATGCAGCAAGTGGTGTTACTGGAGATCATGAATGTGTAACGAAGGAAGATGTATTGGAGCGTCTGCGACTCGGCATGTATGCCAAAATGCGCCAGGGATCGGCGTGGCATGATGTTGCCGAAACCATCAAAGCCTGTACTGAACTCGGGCTGGATACTCGCCGAATGATGCTGGTGACCGATGATCGGAGTTCTGAATCGCTGCTCAAAGAAGGACATATGGACTTTGTCGTTCGTTTGGCCATTTCACAGGGTGTCAAACCTGTAACTGCGTTCCAAATGGCAACGATAAACACAGCTGAACGTTTCGGTGTGGCACGTGATATTGGTGCGGTTATCCCGGGCAATATAGCTGATATCATTTTGCTGGATGGCCGACTGGCAGATGTGCGTGTGGGCATGACCATTGCTGCCGGGCATATTGTCGCAGAGAAGGGGAAGATGTCTGCCGTTTGGGATAGCTTCACTTATCCGGAAGAAGCGCTGAATACGGTGAAACTGGAAGCCAATATTCAGCCGAAGGACATGGAACTGGCAGCGCCGATTACTGAGGGGACCCTTGGGGCGAAGATCATTCATGTGACCGAAAACCATGTGGATACCAAAGAGAAACATGTTCCTGTACAAGTGCAAAATGGTCAGGTGGTTGTGTCCACGACGGGGGATATCTGCAAAATTGCTGTACTGGAACGACATAAACGAACCGGAAACAAGGCAGTTGCTCTCGTTGGCGGCATTGGATTCACACGTCCTGCAGCCATTGCTATGACGGTAGCTCATGACAGTCACAATCTTCTAATTATCGGTAACGATGATGCCTTGATGGCTGAGGCAGGTAATCGCGTGATTTGCATGCAAGGCGGGGTAGCCGTGATTACGGATGAAGGATTAACCGAGTTTCCGCTTCGGATCGCAGGATTAATGTCCACTGAGCCATTTGAAGAGGTCGCTGCACAATCCGCTGCAATCAGTGAAGCACTGCAATCTGCAGGCTGTACTCTGAATAATGCGTTTATGACACTTTCCCTGCTTGCTCTGGTTGTTATTCCCGAGCTGCGTTTGTCGGATAAGGGGTTAGTACGTATCTCGGCAGACGGAATTGAACTGGTAACGCTATTTGATGAGATCACGGACAGCAGCCCCATTACACCTGCGGGAACTTAA
- the helD gene encoding RNA polymerase recycling motor HelD: MSNDQQWSEEQRRVDTVTDQIERKITNLEKEVGSFRDEVVEMRKDFWDEVTMNFSEADDVGETSTSMRQQSQVLSDRERSHLNTAAALDKMKRLHHSPYFGRIDFKEDGYPQAERIYLGIASLLDEKEESFLVYDWRAPISNLYYDGAPGPITYDTPSGEISGNIEMKRQFVIRDGRIRFMFDTGVTIGDELLQAVLSRTSDAQMKSIVATIQKEQNRIIRNDRTRMLIVQGAAGSGKTSAALQRVAYLLYKYREHLQADQMVLFSPNPMFNSYVSTVLPELGEENMLQTTFQEYLERRLGREYQLEDPFIQLEYVLSNTEDPGYTARMSGIRFKSSESFLKVITRFKDSLMSDGMKFKPVRFQGQAVVTAEAMAEKFYSFGSSVKLVNRLEMLRDWMLKELSAFGKSELEAPWVDQQLDLMEPEDLQRAYQRLKRKQKEKVDTFDDFAQEREILARMVVSDRLKPLRKWIKSLRFVDVRQLYTHLFQDQAQMIRLLEGEALPTHWEEICSMTLRRMKVQELAYEDITPYLYLRELLLGFHINSNIRHVIIDEAQDYSAFQLAFMKRLFPRAKITALGDFNQAIYAHSSVLSGTGPLTNLYGPENTEVIELTRSYRSTQEIVEFTRGMVPGGEEIIPFNRSGEKPAVNVSSDSEEHMKRITADLSYLIQEEYESVAVICKTAEESREVHEALSRVLPTAPKLIKKTTLAFERGVHVIPAYLAKGVEFDAVLIYDGSAEQYAQEHERKLFYTACTRAMHLLHVYSLGKPSPFITSQPQQLYAMNHVSAAQAD; this comes from the coding sequence ATGAGTAATGACCAGCAATGGAGCGAGGAGCAGCGGCGGGTAGATACAGTAACCGATCAGATCGAGCGGAAAATAACCAACCTTGAAAAGGAGGTAGGTTCCTTCCGGGATGAAGTTGTGGAGATGAGAAAGGACTTCTGGGATGAAGTCACCATGAACTTCAGTGAAGCGGATGATGTTGGGGAAACATCCACCAGTATGCGGCAGCAATCGCAGGTCCTGTCTGATCGGGAACGCAGTCATTTGAATACGGCTGCTGCGCTGGACAAAATGAAACGACTGCATCACTCGCCGTATTTTGGACGTATCGATTTTAAGGAAGACGGTTATCCGCAAGCAGAACGGATCTATCTCGGTATTGCTTCACTGCTTGATGAGAAGGAAGAATCCTTTCTGGTCTACGACTGGAGAGCACCGATATCCAATCTGTATTACGATGGCGCCCCAGGACCGATCACTTATGATACACCGAGCGGTGAAATCAGCGGCAATATTGAAATGAAACGACAGTTTGTCATTCGGGACGGGCGTATCCGTTTTATGTTTGATACCGGGGTTACGATTGGGGATGAGCTGCTGCAGGCGGTGCTGAGCCGGACATCGGATGCACAGATGAAGAGTATTGTGGCGACCATTCAGAAGGAACAGAACCGAATTATCCGTAATGACCGTACACGAATGCTGATTGTACAGGGAGCAGCCGGCAGTGGTAAAACTTCAGCCGCACTTCAGCGCGTAGCCTATCTTTTATACAAATATCGCGAGCATTTGCAGGCAGACCAGATGGTGCTTTTTTCGCCGAACCCGATGTTTAACAGTTACGTATCGACGGTACTGCCTGAGCTTGGGGAAGAAAATATGCTGCAAACGACGTTTCAGGAGTACCTGGAACGCAGGCTTGGCCGCGAATATCAGCTGGAGGATCCGTTCATTCAGCTCGAATATGTTCTTTCCAATACGGAAGATCCAGGTTACACGGCGCGCATGTCAGGGATCCGTTTCAAGTCTTCCGAATCGTTTCTGAAAGTGATTACGCGATTCAAGGACAGCCTCATGTCGGACGGCATGAAATTCAAACCGGTGCGCTTCCAGGGACAGGCGGTTGTCACAGCGGAGGCGATGGCCGAGAAATTCTACAGCTTCGGGTCATCGGTGAAGCTTGTGAATCGTCTGGAGATGCTGAGGGACTGGATGCTGAAGGAATTGTCGGCGTTTGGTAAAAGCGAATTGGAGGCACCTTGGGTTGATCAGCAGTTGGATCTCATGGAGCCGGAAGATCTGCAGCGTGCTTATCAGCGGCTAAAACGCAAACAAAAAGAGAAAGTGGATACGTTTGATGATTTTGCACAGGAAAGAGAGATCTTGGCCCGTATGGTGGTTAGTGATCGGCTCAAGCCCTTGCGCAAGTGGATCAAATCGCTGCGATTCGTTGATGTTCGCCAGTTATATACGCATCTGTTCCAGGACCAGGCACAAATGATTCGACTTCTGGAAGGCGAAGCACTGCCTACCCACTGGGAAGAAATCTGCAGCATGACACTTCGCCGAATGAAGGTACAGGAACTGGCCTATGAGGATATTACACCTTATCTCTATTTGCGGGAGCTTCTGCTTGGATTCCATATCAACTCGAATATCAGGCATGTGATTATTGACGAGGCGCAGGATTATTCTGCGTTTCAGCTAGCCTTCATGAAGAGACTGTTTCCACGGGCGAAAATAACGGCTTTGGGTGATTTTAATCAGGCGATCTATGCCCATTCTTCAGTGCTCAGTGGTACTGGACCACTGACAAACCTGTATGGGCCGGAGAATACCGAGGTGATTGAACTTACGCGGAGCTACCGTTCAACACAGGAGATTGTGGAGTTTACAAGGGGAATGGTTCCTGGTGGGGAAGAGATCATTCCGTTCAATCGCAGCGGCGAGAAGCCGGCAGTCAATGTGTCATCCGATTCTGAGGAGCATATGAAGAGGATTACGGCGGATCTTAGCTATCTCATTCAGGAAGAGTATGAATCGGTTGCGGTAATCTGTAAGACGGCAGAAGAGAGCAGGGAAGTGCATGAGGCGTTAAGCCGCGTTCTGCCTACAGCACCGAAATTGATCAAAAAGACAACACTTGCCTTCGAACGGGGTGTACATGTCATACCTGCATACCTTGCAAAAGGAGTGGAGTTTGATGCGGTGCTGATCTATGACGGTTCTGCAGAACAATATGCACAAGAGCACGAACGCAAGCTGTTTTATACGGCGTGTACCCGAGCGATGCACCTGCTGCATGTATACAGCCTTGGTAAACCAAGTCCGTTCATAACTTCACAACCGCAGCAATTATATGCCATGAACCATGTATCTGCTGCCCAAGCGGATTAA
- a CDS encoding HD domain-containing protein — MLRAARAFVQGDLAKHSDGHDWQHIERVTALAVELAHRMGADPFVCELAALLHDVPDEKLNESLEAGMEKLNGWLDHQHLEPSTREAVVNIISTISYAGGQRPVVSSLEAQVVQDADRLDALGAIGIARTFAFAGARGREMYDPALPPREQMTREEYRNGRSTTINHFYEKLFKLKDLMNTSYGKELAEQRHAFMVEFVEQFKREWEGTDR, encoded by the coding sequence ATCCTTCGTGCCGCCAGAGCCTTTGTTCAAGGAGATTTAGCCAAGCATAGTGACGGACATGATTGGCAGCATATTGAACGAGTTACGGCGCTTGCTGTTGAGCTTGCCCATCGAATGGGGGCAGATCCTTTTGTCTGTGAGCTCGCTGCATTGCTGCATGACGTGCCGGATGAGAAACTGAACGAAAGTCTGGAAGCCGGGATGGAGAAGCTCAACGGGTGGCTGGATCATCAGCACCTTGAGCCATCCACCCGGGAAGCTGTCGTTAACATTATCAGCACAATCTCCTATGCAGGAGGACAGCGTCCTGTCGTATCTTCGCTGGAAGCACAAGTTGTGCAGGATGCAGACCGGCTGGATGCGCTTGGAGCCATAGGCATCGCACGCACGTTTGCTTTTGCGGGGGCCAGGGGCCGTGAAATGTATGATCCAGCCCTTCCGCCGCGGGAGCAGATGACCCGGGAGGAATACCGGAATGGACGGAGCACGACTATTAATCACTTTTACGAGAAACTGTTTAAACTTAAGGATCTCATGAATACATCCTATGGCAAGGAACTGGCAGAACAGCGCCATGCGTTTATGGTGGAGTTCGTGGAACAGTTCAAGCGGGAGTGGGAAGGAACTGATCGTTAA
- a CDS encoding pyridoxamine 5'-phosphate oxidase family protein: MNDKHLDPELVDWLSGNQLERKQHDAMQLLTMSEDGWPHQAMISVGEIIAINPDTLRFALWPGTQTSMNMNRTGKATLIAVHEHRLLYVRLEISALPPLKEAIHPRDRYEAHVAGVRVDRAPYADITTGITFQLKDEVASISRWKETIAELRQ, from the coding sequence ATGAACGATAAACATCTTGATCCAGAACTGGTTGACTGGCTGAGTGGTAATCAATTGGAGAGGAAACAGCATGATGCCATGCAGCTGTTAACCATGTCGGAGGATGGATGGCCGCATCAGGCCATGATTAGCGTGGGTGAGATAATCGCCATCAACCCGGATACGCTTAGATTCGCACTATGGCCAGGGACCCAAACAAGTATGAATATGAACAGAACAGGCAAGGCTACCTTGATTGCCGTACATGAGCATAGGCTGTTGTATGTGCGCTTGGAGATCAGTGCACTTCCTCCGTTGAAGGAAGCCATCCATCCTAGAGATCGGTATGAGGCTCACGTGGCGGGCGTAAGGGTGGATCGTGCTCCCTATGCTGACATCACCACTGGAATCACGTTTCAATTAAAAGACGAGGTGGCATCCATATCAAGATGGAAAGAGACGATTGCAGAATTGCGTCAATAG